From a single Rutidosis leptorrhynchoides isolate AG116_Rl617_1_P2 chromosome 5, CSIRO_AGI_Rlap_v1, whole genome shotgun sequence genomic region:
- the LOC139849184 gene encoding uncharacterized protein translates to MEMVDADLINYTNRFQEFAFMNPHMTTPEYLGIQHYINGLPDGLRRGVAVLNPRTIQEAICMANQLINKPGRKGDSKRKLAILQQVVMLMGHLSKNCRLPAVTTYTPATKDKPFVPTCYSCGEIGHTKPNCPKKEDITKNADAGKAKGRAFVMTAEEARDDEDVITGTFLVNNCYASVLFDTGADRSYVSTELCALFDEKPQNLDTKCLVEMANGKFIKVDRIYKECNLTLANKTFKVDLLPVEIGSFDVVLGMDWLSPMKVGI, encoded by the exons ATGGAAATGGTAGATGCTGATCTAATAAACTACACCAACCGATTCCAAGAATTTGCTTTCATGAATCCTCACAtgactactcccgagtatctagggatccaacaCTACATCAATGGGTTACCTGATGGCCTTCGAAGGGGCGTCGCCGTATTAAACCCAAGGACCATACAAGAAGCCATTTGTATGGCAAACCAGCTAATTAACAAACCTGGGAGGAAAGGAGATTCTAAAAGAAAGTTGGCGATACTACAACAGGTGGTTATGCTG ATGGGTCACCTGAGCAAAAATTGTAGACTTCCTGCTGTTACAACATATACTCCTGCAACTAAAGACAAGCCCTTTGTTCCTACTTGCTATTCTTGTGGTGAAATAGGACATACAAAACCCAATTGTCCTAAGAAGGAGGATATCACTAAGAATGCAGATGCTGGCAAGGCTAAAGGCCGAGCATTTGTCATGACTGCTGAAGAAGCTAGGGACGACGAGGACGTCATCACTGGTACGTTTCTTGTCAACAACTGCTATGCTTctgttttattcgatactggtgctgatagaagttatgtgtctactgaattaTGTGCCTTATTTGACGAGAAACCTCAAAACTTAGACACTAAGTGTCTTGTAGAAATGGCCAACGGGAAATTTATAAAAGTTGACCGGATCTACAAGGAATGTAATCTGACTCTAGCCAATAAAACCTTCAAGGTTGACTTATTGCCTGTTGaaataggaagctttgatgtagtcttagggatggattggttatccccGATGAAAGTGGGTATCTAG